The Streptomyces sp. HUAS CB01 genome has a segment encoding these proteins:
- a CDS encoding glutamate-cysteine ligase family protein: MGEKIVAGGFDLSDRQRYRRKLQQCLAGLGRLLTEKRFDRPRNLMGLEIELNLAGSDGLPRMMNAEVLDRIASRDFQTELGMFNLEVNIAPHRLAGRVLDQLAEELRTGLGYAHRKAAEVDAGIVMIGILPTLDGKDLVSANLSDVDRYVLLNDQIVAARGEDFTLDIEGVEHLSCTSSSIAPEAACTSVQLHLQVTPGRFAQVWNAAQAVAAVQIAVGANSPFLFGKELWRESRPPLFQQATDTRPPELQAQGVRPRTWFGERWVSSAYELFEENLRYFPALLPICDDEEPLRVLDDGGVPRLQELVLHNGTVYRWNRPVYGLADGVPHLRVENRVLPAGPTVTDVVANAAFYYGLVRALAEESRPLWTRMPFETAAANFETACRHGIEAELEWPRPGRGSGLTRVPAVKLVRDELLPLAAAGLDAWNVEPADRDFYLGVIEGRCRRRVNGASWQVDAFHRALDAGLDRQDALAAVTRRYSVLMHSDEPVHTWPAGPGD; this comes from the coding sequence ATGGGGGAGAAGATCGTGGCAGGCGGGTTCGACCTGTCCGATCGGCAACGGTACCGGAGAAAGCTCCAGCAGTGCCTGGCGGGACTGGGGAGACTCCTGACGGAGAAGAGGTTCGATCGTCCCAGGAATCTGATGGGACTGGAGATCGAACTCAATCTCGCGGGCTCCGACGGCCTGCCCCGGATGATGAATGCCGAGGTGCTGGACCGGATTGCCAGCCGTGATTTCCAGACCGAGCTCGGAATGTTCAACCTGGAGGTCAATATAGCGCCGCACCGGCTCGCAGGCCGGGTCCTCGACCAGCTCGCCGAGGAGCTTCGCACGGGGCTGGGATATGCCCATCGCAAAGCCGCCGAGGTCGACGCAGGAATCGTGATGATCGGTATTCTTCCGACCCTCGACGGAAAAGATCTCGTCTCCGCGAACCTGTCGGACGTCGACCGCTATGTCCTCCTCAACGACCAGATCGTCGCCGCCCGGGGCGAGGACTTCACCCTTGACATCGAGGGAGTGGAGCACCTCAGCTGCACATCGTCCTCCATCGCGCCGGAGGCGGCCTGCACCTCGGTGCAGCTGCACCTCCAGGTGACCCCGGGCCGGTTCGCCCAGGTGTGGAACGCCGCCCAGGCGGTGGCGGCGGTCCAGATCGCCGTCGGCGCCAACTCCCCGTTCCTGTTCGGCAAGGAGCTCTGGCGCGAGTCCCGGCCGCCGCTGTTCCAGCAGGCCACGGACACCCGGCCGCCCGAGCTCCAGGCGCAGGGCGTGCGGCCCAGGACCTGGTTCGGCGAGCGCTGGGTGAGCTCCGCGTACGAGCTCTTCGAGGAGAACCTGCGGTACTTCCCGGCACTCCTGCCGATCTGCGACGACGAGGAGCCGCTGCGGGTGCTCGACGACGGCGGCGTGCCGCGGCTGCAGGAGCTGGTCCTGCACAACGGCACGGTCTACCGCTGGAACCGGCCCGTGTACGGTCTCGCGGACGGGGTGCCCCATCTGCGCGTCGAGAACCGGGTGCTCCCGGCCGGTCCCACCGTCACCGACGTCGTCGCCAACGCGGCCTTCTACTACGGGCTGGTGCGGGCGCTCGCCGAGGAGTCGCGGCCGCTGTGGACCCGGATGCCGTTCGAGACCGCCGCCGCGAACTTCGAGACCGCCTGCCGGCACGGCATCGAGGCCGAGCTGGAGTGGCCGCGCCCGGGCCGGGGCAGCGGGCTCACCCGCGTCCCCGCGGTCAAGCTCGTCCGGGACGAACTGCTGCCGCTCGCGGCGGCCGGGCTGGACGCCTGGAACGTGGAACCCGCGGACCGGGACTTCTACCTGGGGGTCATCGAAGGGCGGTGCAGGCGCCGGGTGAACGGCGCGTCCTGGCAGGTCGACGCCTTCCACCGGGCCCTGGACGCCGGGCTGGACCGGCAGGACGCCCTCGCCGCCGTCACCCGCCGCTACAGCGTGCTGATGCATTCGGACGAGCCGGTGCACACCTGGCCGGCCGGACCGGGCGACTGA
- a CDS encoding PadR family transcriptional regulator encodes MRSHGHGFGPGPGQSTCGSGHHGRGEYEGRRAAFGPFGPGFGGPPWGGGRGRGRGRARRGDVRASILALLQDRPMHGYEMIQEIGERSGGAWKPSPGSVYPTLQLLEDEGLITSESDGGKKLFTLTDTGRTEAESVPEAPWEEAGRGIDWDAMNEIRQAGFGLMEAFGQVWKTGTPDQRQKAISVISEARKKLYLILADGD; translated from the coding sequence ATGCGTTCACATGGACACGGATTCGGACCCGGGCCGGGGCAGAGCACGTGCGGATCCGGCCATCACGGTCGGGGTGAGTACGAGGGCCGCCGCGCCGCCTTCGGTCCGTTCGGGCCGGGGTTCGGCGGGCCCCCGTGGGGCGGCGGGCGCGGCCGTGGCCGGGGGAGGGCGCGCCGCGGTGATGTGCGCGCCTCGATCCTCGCCCTGCTGCAGGACCGCCCCATGCACGGGTACGAGATGATCCAGGAGATCGGCGAGCGCAGCGGCGGGGCCTGGAAGCCCAGCCCCGGCTCGGTCTATCCCACGCTCCAGCTGCTGGAGGACGAGGGGCTGATCACCAGCGAGAGCGACGGCGGGAAGAAGCTGTTCACGCTCACCGACACGGGGCGCACCGAGGCCGAGTCGGTGCCCGAAGCGCCCTGGGAGGAGGCCGGCCGCGGGATCGACTGGGACGCCATGAACGAGATACGGCAGGCCGGGTTCGGGCTCATGGAGGCCTTCGGTCAGGTCTGGAAGACCGGCACCCCGGACCAGCGGCAGAAGGCGATCTCGGTGATCAGCGAGGCCCGCAAGAAGCTCTATCTGATCCTCGCCGACGGGGACTGA
- a CDS encoding CPBP family intramembrane glutamic endopeptidase: protein MQAEAGRVSGSVPDGGLPRGILRSETLIVLALSLGASAVSSLISFIGALTKPGGLKDQAANLNSSWAPGRPWLDLAWQLFGIATALVPVLLVAHLLLREGAGGLRVIGFDRTRPWSDLGRGALLAAGIGSAGLAFYLVVRAVGANLTVVPESLPDVWWKYPVLILSAIQNSVVEEVIVVGYLLRRLDQLGWSPLGALAASSVLRGSYHLYQGIGGFVGNMVMGVVFVLLYRRWGRVGPLVVAHALLDIVAFVGYGLLAGKVGWLPTA, encoded by the coding sequence GTGCAGGCGGAGGCGGGACGGGTGTCCGGATCGGTCCCCGACGGGGGATTGCCGCGCGGGATCCTGCGGTCCGAGACCCTGATCGTCCTGGCGCTCTCCCTGGGCGCCAGCGCGGTGTCGTCGCTGATCAGCTTCATCGGGGCGCTCACGAAGCCCGGCGGCCTCAAGGACCAGGCCGCCAATCTCAACAGCTCCTGGGCGCCGGGCCGACCGTGGCTCGACCTCGCCTGGCAGCTGTTCGGGATCGCGACGGCACTGGTCCCGGTCCTCCTCGTCGCCCATCTGCTGCTGAGGGAGGGTGCCGGAGGGCTGAGGGTCATCGGCTTCGACCGCACCAGGCCCTGGTCCGACCTGGGGCGCGGCGCGCTGCTGGCGGCCGGCATCGGCAGCGCGGGGCTGGCGTTCTACCTGGTGGTCAGGGCCGTGGGGGCCAATCTGACGGTGGTCCCGGAGTCGCTTCCCGACGTCTGGTGGAAATACCCGGTGCTCATTCTCTCCGCGATCCAGAACTCCGTGGTCGAGGAGGTCATCGTCGTCGGGTATCTGTTGCGCCGGCTGGACCAGTTGGGCTGGAGCCCTCTCGGCGCCCTGGCCGCCAGTTCGGTGCTGCGCGGCTCGTACCACCTCTACCAGGGGATCGGCGGCTTCGTCGGCAACATGGTGATGGGCGTCGTCTTCGTTCTGCTGTACCGCCGCTGGGGCCGGGTGGGGCCGCTCGTGGTCGCCCATGCGCTCCTCGACATCGTCGCCTTCGTGGGCTACGGACTGCTGGCGGGGAAGGTGGGCTGGCTGCCCACGGCATGA
- a CDS encoding type II toxin-antitoxin system Rv0910 family toxin produces MAEVSADARIGAPAGKVWAQLTDFASYGRWNATHTSFPQGGPETLETGATFAENMKLMGFPAEVQWTVEELEPERVLAIRGKGPMGVLVGTRYTLTPEGEATTVRIDGEFTGAAVSLMAGKLTDSATAALNESLRKLGGLVS; encoded by the coding sequence ATGGCCGAGGTCAGCGCGGACGCACGTATCGGGGCGCCCGCCGGGAAGGTGTGGGCCCAGCTGACGGACTTCGCTTCGTACGGCCGGTGGAACGCCACGCACACGAGCTTTCCGCAGGGCGGGCCGGAGACCCTCGAGACCGGTGCGACCTTCGCCGAGAACATGAAGCTCATGGGCTTCCCGGCGGAGGTGCAGTGGACGGTGGAGGAACTGGAGCCCGAGCGGGTGCTCGCGATCAGGGGCAAGGGCCCGATGGGCGTCCTCGTCGGCACCCGCTACACCCTCACCCCGGAGGGCGAGGCCACGACCGTGCGCATCGACGGGGAGTTCACGGGGGCCGCCGTCTCGCTGATGGCGGGCAAGCTCACGGACTCGGCGACCGCCGCGCTCAACGAGTCGCTGCGCAAGCTGGGAGGACTGGTGAGCTGA
- a CDS encoding PhzF family phenazine biosynthesis protein: protein MRIRIVDAFTDRPFAGNPAAVLLFDSDAFPDDGRLQDVAAEMNLSETAFAHRLPAGGEADWALRWFTPVAEVDMCGHATLATAHVLHRTGAASGTVRFAARCGILTTTAHEDGTITLDFPASSLTPVDIPDGIAEALGAAPLSVLDTSDHIGDLLVELADEATVRGLRPDVRALAAHSPRGIIATAAAADPEQGYDYVSRCFFPNVGIDEDPVTGSAHTALAPFWSARLGRPELTGLQASARSGLVRTALRGERVRLTGAAVTVVDGELLFAP, encoded by the coding sequence ATGCGGATTCGAATCGTGGACGCCTTCACCGACCGGCCCTTCGCGGGCAATCCCGCCGCGGTCCTGCTGTTCGACTCGGACGCCTTCCCCGACGACGGCCGACTCCAGGACGTGGCGGCGGAGATGAACCTCTCCGAAACGGCCTTCGCGCACCGGCTGCCCGCCGGCGGCGAGGCGGACTGGGCGCTGCGGTGGTTCACGCCGGTCGCCGAGGTGGACATGTGCGGGCACGCGACACTCGCCACGGCCCACGTCCTCCACCGCACCGGCGCCGCGAGCGGAACCGTGCGCTTCGCCGCGCGCTGCGGAATCCTCACGACGACCGCCCACGAGGACGGCACGATCACGCTCGACTTCCCGGCGTCCTCCCTGACACCGGTGGACATCCCGGACGGCATCGCCGAAGCGCTCGGCGCCGCACCGCTGTCGGTCCTCGACACCTCGGACCACATCGGCGATCTGCTGGTCGAACTCGCCGACGAGGCGACCGTGCGCGGGCTGCGGCCCGATGTCCGGGCCCTCGCCGCCCACTCGCCACGCGGAATCATCGCCACGGCGGCGGCCGCGGACCCGGAGCAGGGGTACGACTACGTCTCGCGCTGCTTCTTCCCGAACGTCGGCATCGACGAGGACCCCGTCACCGGCAGCGCGCACACCGCCCTCGCCCCGTTCTGGTCGGCGCGTCTGGGGCGCCCGGAACTGACCGGGCTGCAGGCCTCCGCCCGCTCCGGCCTGGTACGGACGGCACTGCGCGGCGAGCGCGTCCGGCTCACCGGCGCCGCGGTGACCGTCGTCGACGGCGAACTGCTCTTCGCGCCCTGA